The DNA window AACGGCAAGAACTACATCTTCTACCATAACGACAAGCTGCCGACCGGCGGCGAGTATCGTCGCTCGGTGGCGGTGGAGGAGTTCCAGTACAACGCCGACGGCACCATCCCGTTCATCAAGCAAACCAAGGAAGGGCCGGCGGCCAATCCTAGTTCGGCTTGCAAGTGATATTGAAACGATGGGTTTTGATGCAAATTCAATACCCATCGTGATATCATTTTCCTATGGATACTAATTCGAACTGGTTCCTGCGCGCGCGCCTCAAAACGCGCCAGCTGCTGCTGCTGATCGCGCTGGACGAACAACGCAACATCCACCGTGCCTCGGAGGATCTGCACATGACGCAGCCCGCCGCGTCCAAGCAGCTCAAGGACCTGGAGGAGATGCTCGGCGTGCAGCTGTTCGACCGTCTGCCGCGCGGCATGGAGCCGACCATCTACGGCGAGACGATGATACGCCACGCCCGCATGGCGCTGACCAGCCTCTCGCTGGCGCACGAGGACATCGTCGCCATCAAGGCCGGCCTGACCGGGCAGGTGGATATCGGCACCATCATGACGCCGGGGATCTCGCTGCTGCCGCAAGCGATAACGCGCACCAAGCAGGCGTCGCCGCGCCTGCGCATCGGCGTCGAGATGGAGCAGTCCAACATCCTGCTGGAGCAGTTGCAGCGCGGCCGGCTCGATTTCATGATCGGCCGCATTCCAGAGCGTCAAAGCGCGCAGGGGCTGGCCTACGAGGAGTTGGGCGACGAGCCGGCGTGCGCGGTGGTGCGTCCCGGGCATCCGCTGCTCAAGGCGCGCAACCTGCAGCTGCGCGACATCGCCGGGCAGCCGTGGATCCTGCCGCCGCAGGGCAGCATCCTGCGCGCGCGCTGCGAATTGATGTTCCGCCGCGCGGGCCTGGAAGTGCCGGGCAACGTGGTCGACACCACGGCGGTGCTGCTGATTAAGCCGCTGTTGCAGCAGACCGACGCGCTCAATGTGATGCCGATCGCGGTGGCCAAGTATTACGAGTCGCAGGGTGTGCTCAACATCCTGCCGATCGAGCTGCCGTGCCGCATGGACGCTTTCGGCATCATCACGGTGGACGGCCACCTGATGTCCCCGGGCGCGGCGCTGCTGCTGCGCTATGTGCGGGAAGTGGCGAAAGACATCTACCAGATAGCCTGACCCGCTAAGTTAAAGCGATTTTCGTAGGGCGGATTGGGCGCAACGCCGTAATCCGCCATGAGCCGCCGACGGAGCTTGGCGGATTACGCTGCGCTAATCCGCCCTACGTGATTTAGATGAGCGCTAAAGTTAGCGACATTACGTTCAGGCGGCCATTTTTGCCATCTCGCGGCACGAGTGCTCGCATACCTCGCAGGCGCGCAAGCATTCTTCCATCCCATCCAGGTCGCGGCAACTCAGGGCGCACGCGTGGCATACCTCGGCGCACAGGCCGCACAGGCGGTCGGCGAACGGCGAGCCGCTCAGCTGGAGGTTGGCCGACAGCTCGCACACTGCCGCGCAATCGAACATCAACCGCAGGTGGTCCGGCGCCACGTGGCGCCCGCCCATTTGCAGGCAGTGCGTCATCGCGGTCTGCAGGCAGGCCTGATGACAGTTGGTGCAGGCGTCGATACAGTCCTGCATGTTGGTCACGGTATCCATGGCGTTCCTTTCTTTTCCACGTTGACTAAAACTACATGGTAGGCCGGCGCGAGCGAGGCCTCTGTGCGCGGACTCTCTTTAAGAATTGTTGACTGAGTCAATCATATTGCGCATACTTAACCCATCTACATCGATGGGAAAGACCATGCACGACACACTTTTCGACGACCGGGTCGCCGACGTCCGGGCCTTCAACCGCTTCTTCACGCGCCAGATCGGCGTGCTCCGCGAAGGCCTGCTGCACAGCGAATACACGCTCACCGAAATGCGCGTGCTATACGAACTGGCCAACCAGGGCGACCAGCCGGCGTCCGCTCTGGGGCGCGACCTCGGACTGGATCGCGGGTATCTGAGCCGCATCCTGGCCAGGTTCGAAAGCCAGGGACTGGTGGCCAAGGTGCCGTCGCCCACCGACGGCCGCGCCAAGCTGCTGCATCTGACCGAACATGGCCGCGCCCTGTACGAACCGCTGGACCGCCGCTCGCGCGAGGAGGTCGGCGATCTGCTGTCGCGCCTTGAGGAGCCGGACCAGCTGCGCATGCTCGAGGCGATGCGCACCATCCGCCAACTGCTCGATACCGGCAGCGGCATGAAATACGCCCAGCCCTTCGTCCTGCGCCCGCACCGTCCCGGCGATATGGAGTGGATTACGCGGCGCCACGGCGCGCTGTACGCGGCCGCGCAAGGCTGGGACGCCAGCTTCGAGACCCTGGTCGGCGGGATCTGCGCCGATTTCGAACGGCATTTCGACCCGGCGCTGGAGCATTGCTGGATCGCCGAGATGGGCGGTGAGCGGGTCGGTTCGATCGCCGTGGCGCGCGGCGGCGAGGAGGGCGTCGCCAAGCTTCGCTTGCTGCTGGTCGAGGACAAGGCGCGCGGCGCCGGTCTCGGTTCGCGGCTGGTCGATGAATGCCATCGTTTCGCCAGGGCCGCCGGCTACCGGAAGATGCGTTTGTGGACCACCGACCAGCAAAAGGAGGCGCGCCAGATCTATGTCGCCAAAGGTTATGTGCTGGTCGCGCGCGAGCCGGTGCGCGCCTTCGGCCACGATATGGTCAACGAAACCTGGGAATTGACGCTGTAAGTTCGAGACCCCCGAATTGCCTGCCCGGTGAATTATCTGGCACTATTGCCGGATTGATCTGATTTCCGGGAATCGTATGCAAAAGAGCAGGTTGACGGTGTGGTCCAGGCGGATCTTGTTGGTGGCGGTGGCGTTGCTGGTCTTGGCGCTGTTGGGGGTATGGTTGTATTTGCGCGGAAGCCTGTCTCAACTGGATGGCACGCGGCAGGCGGCGGGGCTGGAAACCACGGCAAGCGTCGCGCGCGACGAGCGCGGCGTACCGGTAATCAGCGGCGGCAGCCGGCTCGATGTCGCCTACGCCACCGGTTTCGTGCATGCGCAGGAGCGCTACTTCCAGATGGATTTGCTGCGCCGGGCCGCGGCCGGCGAATTGTCCGAGCTGTTTGGCGCGCGCGCGCTGCCGATGGACAAAGCGCGCCGGTTCCACCGCTTCCGCGCCCGCGCCGATCTGGCGTTCAAGTCCCTGTCCGCGCAGGACCGCGCGCTGCTGGACCGCTACGCCGCCGGCGTTAACGCCGGCCTGGGCGCGTTGAGCACCAAACCATTCGAATACGCGCTGGTCGGCATGCCGCCGCGCGCCTGGTTGGCGACCGATTCGCTGCTGGTGATCTGGGCGATGTATTTCGATCTGCAAGGCAGCCTGCTACCGCGCGAACTCGCGCGCGGTTGGTTCGCCGAGCATGCGTCCGAGGAGCAGCGCGCCTTCCTGGCGCCGGAATCGACGCAGTGGGATGCGCCGCTCGACGCCGACAAGGTGCCGGGCGAACCGCCACCGATTCCGGCGGCGGCGCCGGCGTGGTGGGGCAAACCCGGAACCGCCGGCACGGCGCCGTTGTCGAAAATGGCGTTCGCGCCTTTGCCCGCCGAGATGCTCAACACCGTCGGCAGCAACAACTGGGCGGTGGCGGGCAGCCGCAGCGACAGCGGCGGCGCCATCGTCTCCGACGATATGCATCTGGGCATACAGCTGCCCACCATCTGGTACCGCGCCGCCTTGCAGTTCCCGGACGCGAAGGGCGGCCAGCGCCGCGTGGTCGGCGTCACCTTGCCCGGCACGCCGGTGGTGGTGGCAGGGAGTAATGGCCATGTCGCCTGGGGCTTCACCAACAGCTACGGCGATTATCTGGACCTGATCGCGCTCGAAGC is part of the Oxalobacteraceae bacterium OTU3CAMAD1 genome and encodes:
- a CDS encoding bifunctional helix-turn-helix transcriptional regulator/GNAT family N-acetyltransferase; its protein translation is MHDTLFDDRVADVRAFNRFFTRQIGVLREGLLHSEYTLTEMRVLYELANQGDQPASALGRDLGLDRGYLSRILARFESQGLVAKVPSPTDGRAKLLHLTEHGRALYEPLDRRSREEVGDLLSRLEEPDQLRMLEAMRTIRQLLDTGSGMKYAQPFVLRPHRPGDMEWITRRHGALYAAAQGWDASFETLVGGICADFERHFDPALEHCWIAEMGGERVGSIAVARGGEEGVAKLRLLLVEDKARGAGLGSRLVDECHRFARAAGYRKMRLWTTDQQKEARQIYVAKGYVLVAREPVRAFGHDMVNETWELTL
- a CDS encoding LysR family transcriptional regulator, whose product is MDTNSNWFLRARLKTRQLLLLIALDEQRNIHRASEDLHMTQPAASKQLKDLEEMLGVQLFDRLPRGMEPTIYGETMIRHARMALTSLSLAHEDIVAIKAGLTGQVDIGTIMTPGISLLPQAITRTKQASPRLRIGVEMEQSNILLEQLQRGRLDFMIGRIPERQSAQGLAYEELGDEPACAVVRPGHPLLKARNLQLRDIAGQPWILPPQGSILRARCELMFRRAGLEVPGNVVDTTAVLLIKPLLQQTDALNVMPIAVAKYYESQGVLNILPIELPCRMDAFGIITVDGHLMSPGAALLLRYVREVAKDIYQIA
- a CDS encoding four-helix bundle copper-binding protein gives rise to the protein MDTVTNMQDCIDACTNCHQACLQTAMTHCLQMGGRHVAPDHLRLMFDCAAVCELSANLQLSGSPFADRLCGLCAEVCHACALSCRDLDGMEECLRACEVCEHSCREMAKMAA